A section of the Acanthochromis polyacanthus isolate Apoly-LR-REF ecotype Palm Island chromosome 13, KAUST_Apoly_ChrSc, whole genome shotgun sequence genome encodes:
- the si:ch211-149e23.4 gene encoding uncharacterized protein si:ch211-149e23.4, translating into MSHVTEAEVQADGLISARSSVHFMSSLYAGQNMTCIVKHPSLEAPETRTIHIPVHKAPLLSVSLVRQRDSPLWLAVCRCRGVRVGKNLAWVLPENAKSQTSLHSEYEGRMLEARLTYQFPLALHEGQDLTCVYQFENGITEKKTFHVPRYYIASVRVLNHTTPLQSRYSPQPVVYRLSVHENHQNQKILLHVEGNVPEYELSCKRSDGSLVPMEGAAMILQSELTDKVVYTCCASFYHHTAAVSIQVEVINEDEQFVLVTMICISSASAILLILAITLCVFCKTNSRTDYKKRESVSALTALMQEPTSLQLKKPTVTEKDSKEYAQLVSYSIVIDVKSTV; encoded by the exons ATGAGCCATGTGACGGAGGCTGAAGTCCAGGCTGATGGTTTGATATCAGCGCGCAGCTCTGTGCACTTTATGTCTTCTCTATATGCTGGTCAGAATATGACATGCATAGTGAAGCATCCGAGCCTGGAAGCACCAGAAACAAGAACAATACACATTCCTGTGCACA AAGCCCCTCTGCTGAGTGTGTCGCTGGTGAGACAGCGAGACTCTCCTCTGTGGTTGGCAGTGTGCCGCTGCAGAGGGGTGCGTGTCGGAAAAAACCTCGCCTGGGTCCTTCCTGAAAATGCCAAAAGTCAAACGTCCTTGCATTCAGAATATGAAGGGCGCATGCTGGAAGCCAGGCTGACTTATCAGTTTCCTTTGGCCCTTCATGAAGGTCAAGACCTGACCTGTGTGTACCAGTTTGAAAATGGGATCACAGAGAAGAAGACCTTTCATGTCCCCAGATACT ATATCGCCTCTGTGAGAGTCCTGAACCACACGACTCCTCTGCAGAGCCGCTACAGTCCTCAGCCTGTTGTCTACAGACTGTCTGTCCACGAGAATCATCAGAACCAGAAAATACTGCTCCACGTCGAAGGCAACGTGCCGGAGTACGAGCTCAGTTGCAAAAG GAGTGATGGTTCATTGGTCCCAATGGAAGGAGCTGCAATGATCCTCCAGTCAGAGCTCACAGATAAAGTCGTGTACACCTGCTGTGCGTCTTTCTATCACCACACAGCAGCAGTCAGCATTCAAGTAGAGGTGATAAATGAGGACGAACAGTTTG TGCTGGTAACAATGATCTGCATCTCTTCAGCATCCGCCATCCTGCTCATCCTCGCCATCACCCTCTGCGTGTTCTG caaaacaaacagcaggacTGACTACAAG AAGCGAGAGTCTGTCTCGGCCTTGACAGCTCTGATGCAGGAACCCacctctctgcagctgaagaaaccaacagtgacagaaaaggaCAGCAAAGAATACGCTCAGCTGGTCAGTTACTCCATCGTCATTGACGTCAAGAGTACAGTGTGA
- the rrp8 gene encoding ribosomal RNA-processing protein 8 encodes MFIEDEDWNDEQDANILSETVLRITQKANSSANVKPKVVGKKSLLRTLQTLGSVPEWKSDNQQQDSDSETEAAPSHAKKRKKRRKKRKHAEKSEELQENGGVDQTVEEEKPEPKKRKKENKYGAKKEKITPAGDAKNKEIPESASVKVNPPQTADKLNRQQWKNKMKNKRKCKNKYRLKNPEEQVKKEKSVDKLAQKEVKTESCSNNKSKKLSQRAVQKKKKGKEHKPLKRKETGDDTDVFSVTTEEKQLIEKEKQTMSGKVEKSASAEGSKQKAGEPEITDDAQQLPMKKLKPELSKEQSLKRQKLLKLLQSQETNQQQTPEEQKNEPAAPEEEVKPDRAASFRSRMDQRLESARFRYINEVMYSTSSGEAKRMFKQDPQAFWVYHKGYTAQVQRWPTNPVDAIISYIQQKSSSLVVADFGCGDCKIARSVKNKVHSFDLAAACELVTVCDMSKVPLKDASVDIGVFCLSLMGTNLADFLAEANRVLKMGAVLKIAEVASRFDNVRNFITALANLGFKMVSKDTENSHFYSFEFVKTGNAPENVKRFGLQLRPCVYKKR; translated from the exons ATGTTTATTGAAGATGAGGACTGGAATGACGAACAAGACGCTAATATTCTGAGTGAAACTGTCCTCAGAATCACCCAGAAGGCGAACAGCAGCGCAAATGTCAAG CCCAAGGTTGTCGGGAAAAAGAGCCTCCTGCGGACGCTGCAGACGCTGGGATCAGTACCAGAGTGGAAGAGCGACAACCAACAACAGGACAGCGACAGTGAGACAGAAGCAGCTCCATCACAtgccaagaaaaggaaaaagaggaggaagaagagaaaacatgcagagaaaTCAGAGGAGCTGCAAGAAAATGGAGGTGTGGATCAGACTGTGGAGGAGGAGAAACCTGAAccaaaaaagaggaagaaagagaacaAGTATG gagcaaaaaaagaaaaaataacacctGCAGGTGACGCAAAGAATAAAGAAATCCCAGAATCTGCATCGGTGAAAGTAAACCCACCACAGACTGCAGACAAACTGAACAGACaacagtggaaaaacaaaatgaagaacaagaggaaatgtaaaaataaataccgCCTGAAAAATCCTGAGGagcaagtaaaaaaagaaaagtctgtCGATAAACTGGCACAAAAAGAAGTTAAAACAGAATCATGTAGTAATAATAAGAGTAAAAAGTTGAGTCAGAGAGCAgtccagaaaaagaaaaaggggaaagaacataaaccactgaaaaggaaagaaactGGAGACGACActgatgtattttctgtcacaaCTGAGGAAAAGCAGCTGattgaaaaagagaaacaaactatgagtggaaaagttgaaaaaagtGCTTCTGCTGAGGGATCAAAACAGAAAGCAGGTGAACCTGAGATCACAGATGATGCTCAGCAGCTCCCAATGAAAAAACTGAAACCTGAGCTGAGCAAAGAACAGAGTCTGAAGAGACAgaagctgctgaagctgctccAGAGCCAGGAAACCAACCAGCAGCAGACTcctgaagagcagaaaaatgagccGGCGGCACCAGAAGAGGAGGTGAAACCGGACCGAGCCGCCTCCTTCAGGTCCCGCATGGACCAGCGGCTGGAATCGGCTCGTTTCCGCTACATCAATGAGGTGATGTACAGCACATCAAGCGGCGAGGCAAAGAGGATGTTCAAACAGGATCCACAGGCCTTCTGGGTTTACCACAAAGGATACACAGCACAGGTGCAGAGATGGCCGACGAATCCGGTGGACGCAATCATCTCCTACATTCAGCAAAA GTCTTCGTCTCTCGTGGTTGCAGATTTTGGCTGTGGTGACTGCAAAATCGCTCGCAGTGTGAAGAACAAAGTGCACAGCTTTGACCTGGCAGCTGCCTGTGAGCTGGTTACAGTCTGTGACATGTCCAAA GTGCCGCTCAAAGACGCCTCAGTGGACATCGGagtgttttgtctttctctcaTGGGGACCAACCTGGCTGACTTTTTAGCTGAGGCCAATCGAGTCTTAAAAATGGG TGCGGTCCTGAAAATAGCAGAAGTGGCGAGTAGATTCGACAATGTCAGGAACTTCATCACTGCTCTGGCAAATCTTGGTTTTAAGATGGTGTCCAAG gaCACAGAAAACAGTCATTTCTACTCCTTTGAATTTGTGAAGACGGGAAACGCCCCAGAAAATGTGAAGAGATTTGGACTGCAGTTGCGGCCCTGTGTGTACAAGAAAAGATGA
- the LOC110949849 gene encoding integrin-linked protein kinase: MDDIFTQCREGNAVAVRLWLDNTENDLNQGDDHGFSPLHWACREGRSSVVDMLIMRGARINVMNRGDDTPLHLAASHGHRDIVGKLIQCKADTNAANEHGNTPLHYACFWGQDQVAEDLVTNGAQVSICNKYGETPLDKAKPHLRELLREKAEKLGQNLTKIPFKDTFWKGTTRTRPRNGTLNKHAGIDYKQLSLLAKINENQSGELWQGRWQGNEIVVKVLKVRDWTTRKSRDFNEEYPKLRIFSHPNVLPMLGACQSPPAPHPIIITHWMPYGSLYNVLHEGTNFVVDQTQAVKFALDIACGMAFLHTLEPMIPRHYLNSKSVMIDEDMTARISMADVKFSFQCPGRMYSPAWVAPEALQKKPEEINRRSADMWSFAILLWELVTREVPFADLSNMEIGMKVSLEGLRPTIPPGISPHICKLMKICMNEDPAKRPKFDMIVPILEKMQDK, from the exons ATGGACGATATCTTCACACAGTGCCGAGAAGGCAACGCAGTGGCAGTTCGCCTATGGTTGGACAACACAGAGAATGACCTCAATCAAGG AGATGACCACGGCTTCAGCCCTCTTCACTGGGCCTGCAGAGAGGGTCGCTCCAGTGTGGTGGACATGCTCATCATGAGAGGAGCTCGCATTAACGTCATGAACCGGGGAGACGACACGCCTCTGCACCTGGCTGCCAGTCACGGACATCGTGACATTGTGGGAAAG CTGATCCAGTGCAAAGCAGACACCAATGCAGCCAATGAACATGGGAACACACCACTGCATTATGCCTGCTTCTGGGGCCAGGACCAAGTGGCTGAG GACCTTGTGACTAATGGGGCTCAGGTGAGCATCTGTAACAAATACGGGGAGACTCCTCTGGACAAAGCCAAACCTCACCTGCGTGAACTCCTCAGAG AAAAGGCTGAAAAACTGGGACAGAACTTAACTAAAATCCCCTTCAAGGACACGTTCTGGAAAGGCACCACCAGAACTCGACCCC GCAATGGCACTTTGAACAAACACGCAGGCATTGACTACAAACAGCTTTCTCTACTTGCTAAAATCAATGAGAACCAGTCTGGAGAG TTGTGGCAAGGGCGCTGGCAAGGAAATGAAATTGTTGTTAAGGTGCTGAAAGTTCGCGACTGGACCACTAGGAAAAGCAGAGACTTCAATGAGGAATATCCCAAACTAAG GATATTTTCCCACCCGAATGTCCTACCCATGTTGGGAGCATGTCAGTCTCCTCCCGCCCCTCACCCCATCATCATCACACACTGGATGCCTTATGGCTCCCTCTACAACGTGCTGCATGAAGGCACCA ACTTTGTGGTGGACCAGACTCAAGCGGTCAAGTTTGCTCTGGACATTGCTTGTGGAATGGCTTTCTTGCATACACTTGAACCCATGATCCCTCGCCATTATCTCAACAGCAAGAGTGTGATG ATAGATGAAGACATGACAGCGAGGATCAGTATGGCAGACGTCAAGTTCTCCTTCCAGTGTCCTGGCAGGATGTACTCGCCTGCATGGGTAGCCCCTGAGG CCCTGCAGAAGAAGCCAGAGGAGATCAACCGTCGGTCAGCAGACATGTGGAGCTTCGCCATCCTGCTGTGGGAGCTGGTGACCAGAGAAGTGCCGTTTGCCGACCTCTCCAACATGGAAATAGGCATGAAG gtTTCCTTGGAGGGTTTGAGGCCCACCATCCCTCCTGGCATCTCTCCCCACATTTGCAAGCTCATGAAGATATGCATGAACGAAGACCCAGCAAAGAGGCCTAAATTTGACATGATTGTGCCAATTTTGGAGAAAATGCAGgacaagtga
- the LOC127536883 gene encoding poliovirus receptor-like, producing MRCSWLLILGFVLNVAHCLEILGLDRDPNLEVSRNVTAVLGEAVHLTCRYLGQSQIQSAVWKRRSNSQSKSKRLAGFSQGQAFGRDEFSTPHSLTNLTVKVDVSRVGVEGEYVCEFESEEEDFFASVFVNVVARPHIQILVDAETINDTHYQVVSCSAVGGRPTPQISWLVGGLPPSDNFFTVNVTETHSNGTSTLSSVLSFPTHLQDENIVTCVVQHPTLPQPELTTAVVEIYKCTRMYTC from the exons ATGAGATGCTCATGGTTGTTGATTTTGGGCTTCGTCCTAAATGTTGCTCATTGCTTGGAAATTCTGG GTCTGGACAGAGATCCAAACCTCGAGGTTTCCCGCAACGTCACGGCAGTCCTGGGTGAAGCCGTGCATCTGACCTGCAGGTATCTGGGTCAGAGTCAGATCCAGAGTGCCGTGTGGAAACGCCGCAGTAACTCTCAAAGTAAATCAAAGCGCCTGGCGGGGTTTTCACAAGGCCAAGCTTTTGGTCGGGACGAGTTCTCGACGCCACACTCTCTCACCAACCTCACAGTTAAGGTGGACGTGTCCCGAGTGGGAGTGGAGGGAGAGTACGTCTGTGAGTTTGAATCAGAGGAAGAGGATTTCTTTGCAAGTGTGTTTGTCAATGTAGTAG cTCGGCCTCATATTCAGATCCTGGTAGATGCAGAGACCATAAATGACACTCACTACCAGGTTGTGTCGTGCTCTGCTGTCGGTGGTAGACCAACACCTCAGATCAGCTGGCTGGTCGGCGGCCTTCCTCCTTCAGATAATTTCTTCACTGTGAACGTGACTGAAACTCATTCAAACGGTACCTCCACCCTCAGCAGCGTCCTCAGCTTCCCCACCCACCTGCAGGATGAAAACATCGTGACCTGCGTGGTCCAACACCCGACCCTCCCACAGCCTGAGCTCACCACAGCCGTGGTGGAAATATACA AATGCACTCGCATGTACACCTGCTGA